In one window of Streptomyces kaniharaensis DNA:
- a CDS encoding LysE family translocator, whose product MELTFPSGAALGVFVPMVMALVAVPGPNMLLILSRGIGQGRRAAFASAVGVELGTMVHVLGTVIGVSALIATSALAFNVVKYAGAAYLVYLGVRTLLAKAEGPAGPAAATEPLRVLTLLRQGVLVNVLNPKVALFFLALLPQYVNPSRGSVASQTLVLGLVFFVIALAMDLVYAAASVGVGAFLARSARFVSAQKYVTGCTYLVLGASAAFAQPAGHRAN is encoded by the coding sequence GTGGAGCTGACGTTTCCATCCGGGGCGGCGCTCGGGGTGTTCGTACCGATGGTGATGGCCCTGGTGGCCGTTCCCGGCCCGAACATGCTCTTGATCCTCAGCCGTGGGATCGGGCAGGGCCGCCGGGCCGCCTTCGCCTCCGCCGTCGGAGTCGAACTGGGCACCATGGTCCACGTGTTGGGCACGGTGATCGGGGTGTCGGCGCTCATCGCGACGTCCGCCCTCGCCTTCAACGTGGTCAAGTACGCGGGCGCCGCCTACCTGGTCTACCTGGGGGTGCGCACGCTGCTGGCCAAGGCGGAGGGACCGGCCGGGCCGGCCGCCGCCACCGAGCCGCTGCGCGTGCTGACGCTGCTGCGCCAGGGCGTGCTGGTCAACGTGCTCAACCCCAAGGTGGCGCTGTTCTTCCTGGCGCTGCTGCCGCAGTACGTCAACCCGTCGCGGGGTTCGGTGGCGAGCCAGACCCTGGTGCTCGGGCTGGTGTTCTTCGTCATCGCCCTGGCCATGGACCTGGTGTACGCGGCGGCCTCCGTGGGGGTCGGGGCCTTTCTGGCACGGAGTGCACGCTTCGTGAGCGCACAGAAGTACGTCACTGGCTGTACGTATCTCGTGCTGGGTGCCAGCGCGGCGTTCGCGCAGCCTGCCGGGCACCGGGCGAACTGA
- a CDS encoding helix-turn-helix transcriptional regulator, whose amino-acid sequence MDLESDRKVIADLYRRLRKEPELEPASLGAQAGLDPAQYEEARDLLVAIGLVANSPDSADQLTVTSTERALNDLATRAEQAASRWAHEAVWLRKAIRLLATELADQYQQQASLAPVEVIVGLDRISAILEDCTDLARDEILSMHPGPVVESRSKARLERNQRVVDRGVGMRTIHLASTARMPHGLALLEDMQAGGVRVRLAPTIPFRLIVIDDVMALTPTFDPEHSQPSALVTRGPVITRLLRRVFEHCWQSAVELGADTPPRREPAESPLSRQQSGILRLMNAGLKDEAIARELGVSIRTLRRLIYDLMEKLGADNRFQAGVRAGQLGWLN is encoded by the coding sequence ATGGATCTTGAATCGGACCGAAAGGTCATCGCCGACCTCTACCGCAGACTCCGCAAGGAACCCGAGCTCGAACCGGCGAGTCTCGGCGCCCAGGCGGGGCTCGACCCCGCCCAGTACGAGGAGGCCAGAGACCTGCTGGTCGCGATCGGGCTGGTCGCCAACTCGCCCGATTCGGCCGACCAGTTAACCGTCACCTCGACCGAACGGGCCCTCAACGACCTCGCCACCCGCGCCGAACAGGCCGCCTCCCGCTGGGCGCACGAGGCCGTGTGGCTGCGCAAGGCGATCCGGTTACTCGCCACCGAACTCGCCGACCAGTACCAGCAGCAGGCCAGCCTCGCCCCCGTCGAGGTGATCGTCGGCCTGGACCGGATCTCCGCCATCCTGGAGGACTGCACCGACCTCGCGCGCGACGAGATCCTCAGCATGCACCCGGGGCCGGTGGTCGAGAGCCGCTCCAAGGCGCGGCTGGAGCGCAACCAGCGCGTCGTCGACCGCGGCGTCGGGATGCGCACCATCCACCTCGCCTCCACGGCCCGAATGCCGCACGGCCTGGCCCTGCTGGAGGACATGCAGGCCGGCGGGGTACGGGTCAGGCTGGCCCCGACGATCCCCTTCCGCCTCATCGTCATCGACGACGTGATGGCCCTCACCCCGACCTTCGACCCGGAGCACTCCCAGCCGTCCGCGCTCGTCACCCGGGGCCCGGTGATCACCCGGCTGCTGCGGCGCGTCTTCGAGCACTGCTGGCAGTCCGCCGTCGAACTCGGCGCCGACACCCCGCCCCGCCGCGAACCCGCCGAAAGCCCGCTCAGCCGCCAGCAGTCGGGGATCCTGCGGCTCATGAACGCAGGCCTGAAGGACGAGGCGATAGCCCGCGAACTGGGCGTGTCGATCCGCACGCTGCGACGGCTGATCTACGACCTGATGGAGAAGCTCGGAGCGGACAACCGCTTCCAGGCCGGCGTGCGCGCCGGCCAGCTGGGCTGGCTGAACTAG
- a CDS encoding FAD/NAD(P)-binding protein has product MSRTGTCPRVLIVGAGLAGTATAIRLLRFARRPLEVVLLERRYDYRSAGIAYHRDGNPWDHVFNIQAGRMSVFREDVLDFVRWANREADRRKWPAPWKEFEFVEQGPAPRRIFQDYLTDRLAEAGREACPGVVLVEADGEAVDLEVHSAGVEVTVRGPGPATLSADHVVLATGLELGQPPFASEVLEHPSFVRNPYSAAGVRKLLALPPEATVTIVGSVLSAYDSAGLLLRRGHTGKIHLISGTGTIFRAYPAGHAHGVLQLPCPTSLLEPYRNREEFLARVWAEWERACAVVVRDHPDVDPRVVAERVAKAWEPHLPEAIERIPSAELRCLLDDFGTAIASLRVGAVEYTMAVIERAMQPPDGMVGLVVGKVEKVTPATSGRLTVSVTAPREPGQGHAIEADLVVCNVAREWDYSRVERPLWRNLLGRGIAVPHERTGRGVEVDGQGALLGPDGKPAGPVFAVGVPREGDEIVRNGRTGAFAFNLAAIKNQSIAVAAHVIEQLELGDGDLALGTAQERGHVSKAEEAGRAGFEEAVVLEVRRLAARARRERELLGSRLDARIRSMGGPPVLPADASRHEGVMRALVGRAAVQRLTDVSVTPRQLRRHLGLANAEE; this is encoded by the coding sequence GTGAGTCGAACAGGTACGTGCCCAAGAGTGCTCATCGTCGGAGCGGGCTTGGCCGGCACCGCCACGGCGATCCGGCTGCTGCGCTTCGCACGCAGGCCGCTGGAGGTGGTCCTGCTCGAACGGCGCTACGACTACCGGTCCGCCGGCATCGCCTATCACCGGGACGGCAACCCCTGGGACCATGTGTTCAACATCCAGGCGGGCCGGATGTCGGTGTTCCGGGAGGACGTCCTCGACTTCGTCCGCTGGGCCAATCGCGAGGCCGACCGACGGAAGTGGCCGGCGCCCTGGAAGGAGTTCGAGTTCGTCGAGCAGGGCCCGGCACCGCGGCGGATCTTCCAGGACTACCTGACCGACCGCCTGGCCGAGGCCGGACGGGAGGCCTGTCCCGGTGTCGTGCTCGTCGAGGCGGACGGCGAGGCGGTCGACCTGGAGGTTCACTCCGCAGGGGTCGAGGTGACGGTGCGGGGCCCGGGGCCGGCGACGCTGTCCGCCGACCACGTCGTTCTCGCGACCGGCCTCGAACTCGGACAGCCGCCCTTCGCCTCCGAGGTCCTGGAACACCCGTCCTTCGTGCGCAACCCGTACTCAGCCGCCGGCGTCCGCAAGCTCCTGGCGCTCCCGCCCGAGGCCACCGTCACGATCGTCGGCTCCGTACTGAGCGCGTACGACTCGGCAGGCCTCCTGCTGCGCCGAGGCCACACCGGGAAGATCCACCTGATCTCCGGGACCGGGACGATCTTCCGCGCGTATCCGGCCGGCCACGCACACGGAGTGCTGCAACTTCCCTGCCCGACATCGCTGTTGGAACCGTACCGCAACCGCGAGGAGTTTCTCGCCCGAGTGTGGGCCGAATGGGAGCGGGCGTGCGCGGTGGTCGTCCGGGACCACCCCGACGTCGACCCGAGGGTGGTCGCGGAGCGGGTGGCCAAGGCGTGGGAGCCGCATCTTCCCGAGGCCATCGAGCGGATTCCCTCCGCTGAACTACGGTGCCTTCTGGACGATTTCGGTACCGCCATCGCCTCTCTGCGGGTCGGCGCGGTGGAGTACACGATGGCGGTCATCGAGCGTGCGATGCAGCCGCCGGACGGGATGGTGGGCCTGGTCGTCGGCAAGGTGGAGAAGGTCACGCCGGCGACATCGGGGCGGCTGACCGTCTCGGTCACGGCCCCGCGGGAACCGGGGCAGGGGCACGCCATCGAGGCAGACCTGGTGGTGTGCAACGTCGCCAGGGAGTGGGACTACAGCAGGGTCGAGCGGCCGCTCTGGAGGAACCTCCTTGGGCGGGGAATCGCGGTACCCCATGAACGCACGGGGCGCGGTGTGGAGGTCGACGGGCAGGGGGCGCTGCTGGGCCCCGACGGGAAGCCGGCCGGCCCGGTCTTCGCGGTCGGCGTACCGAGGGAGGGCGACGAGATCGTGCGCAACGGCCGCACCGGCGCGTTCGCGTTCAATCTCGCCGCCATCAAGAACCAGTCGATCGCAGTCGCCGCCCACGTGATCGAGCAACTGGAGCTGGGCGACGGCGACCTGGCTCTCGGTACGGCCCAAGAGCGTGGCCATGTCAGCAAGGCCGAGGAAGCGGGCCGGGCCGGATTCGAGGAGGCTGTGGTCCTGGAGGTGAGGAGGTTGGCCGCGCGGGCCCGGCGTGAAAGGGAACTGCTCGGTTCCCGGCTGGACGCCCGTATCCGGTCCATGGGCGGACCTCCGGTCCTTCCCGCGGACGCCTCCCGGCACGAGGGCGTGATGAGGGCGCTCGTCGGACGGGCCGCCGTCCAGCGGCTCACCGACGTCTCCGTGACGCCACGGCAGCTGCGTCGACACCTGGGACTAGCGAACGCCGAGGAATAG
- a CDS encoding putative PEP-binding protein, protein MLTGGTQSVLRGTCNRTRRPLAGSILVVPSLEAGLYDAIVAARAVVCGMGGATGHMQSLCRGRGIPVLRVDQADLADLVGEVTLHLESESIVIGSDAAAGERGPSAGQPSPADLGSACAVIADLQDIHTVNSCGPNAQRVDCFFIREEFLCLAAGLRPLDALAGGPADIAAYGRAVADRLCTLAQALLPGQRLVLRLLDLRSDHAAGVTELAPVAVEPNPELGLHGARWLLRSTTYRDALHAVLGALQERLADDAGRLVHLSVPFLNDEEEFTRLRAHLELPVGVPLAAFIETPAAVHAATAICAAGASELFLGTKDLVQFYLAADRSNHLVAGSYRTRHPAVLDGVQRVVESARAAGTPVRVFALGEDLAHYLERLPAPDGYMMCTAELRQVLLAGRNPSVAFG, encoded by the coding sequence TTGCTGACCGGTGGGACGCAGAGCGTGTTGCGCGGCACCTGCAACCGCACGAGAAGGCCACTCGCGGGATCCATCCTCGTCGTCCCTTCCCTCGAAGCGGGCCTGTACGACGCGATCGTGGCGGCCCGCGCGGTCGTCTGCGGCATGGGCGGGGCGACCGGCCACATGCAGTCCCTGTGCCGCGGCCGGGGCATCCCGGTGCTTCGCGTCGACCAGGCGGATCTCGCCGACCTGGTCGGGGAGGTGACGCTGCACCTGGAGAGCGAGTCGATCGTCATCGGGTCCGACGCGGCTGCCGGGGAGCGAGGACCCTCGGCCGGGCAGCCCTCGCCGGCCGATCTCGGCTCGGCGTGTGCGGTCATCGCCGACCTCCAGGACATCCACACGGTCAACTCGTGCGGGCCGAACGCACAGCGGGTCGACTGCTTCTTCATCCGGGAGGAGTTCCTCTGTCTGGCGGCGGGCCTGCGTCCGCTCGACGCCCTGGCCGGCGGCCCGGCCGACATCGCAGCCTACGGGCGGGCCGTCGCGGACCGGCTGTGCACACTCGCGCAGGCGCTCCTGCCCGGCCAGCGACTGGTCCTGAGACTCCTCGACCTGCGCTCCGACCACGCCGCCGGCGTGACCGAGCTGGCCCCGGTCGCGGTCGAGCCCAACCCCGAGCTGGGCCTGCACGGCGCGCGCTGGCTACTGCGTTCCACCACCTACCGGGACGCGCTGCACGCCGTGCTCGGGGCCCTTCAGGAGCGGCTCGCGGACGATGCGGGCCGACTGGTGCACCTCTCGGTTCCGTTCCTCAACGACGAGGAGGAGTTCACCCGGCTCAGGGCGCACCTGGAGCTGCCGGTCGGCGTGCCCCTCGCCGCGTTCATCGAGACGCCCGCCGCGGTGCACGCCGCCACGGCGATCTGCGCCGCGGGCGCCAGCGAGCTGTTCCTCGGCACGAAGGACCTGGTGCAGTTCTATCTCGCCGCGGACCGGAGCAACCACCTGGTGGCCGGCTCCTACCGGACCCGCCACCCGGCCGTCCTGGACGGGGTGCAGAGGGTGGTGGAGTCCGCACGCGCCGCGGGCACGCCGGTGAGGGTGTTCGCGCTCGGCGAGGACCTCGCCCACTACCTGGAACGCCTGCCGGCCCCGGACGGCTACATGATGTGCACCGCCGAACTGCGGCAGGTACTCCTCGCCGGGCGGAATCCCTCAGTCGCTTTCGGGTGA
- a CDS encoding methyltransferase domain-containing protein: MPVDRGTDPAAWAGELYADPDAAAVTQVTGGLPSSSLSAPGVVADMLDSLVLEPGHRVWDIGTGQGWTAALAAWRAGAGLVVSTEIDEGLAAFARGRLAAAGIDAVVLVANGTCGVAPGGPFDRVHVTYAVETLPFEWIEAVRPGGRIVYPWGRLGHVALTVAADGRSATGWVQGLGQFMADRSGPVPASADFDGYAGVRGTGSPGTERIVERDLAPLGDDWDLRFAVRVAVPDAVVITGRDEDGTSAWVHDGCSSWAALSARGDGTAVLHQGGPRCVGDEILTAWSDWEARGRPTPYDYGITVTRFDQWVWLGNPDGVRWPVGGLSPARR; encoded by the coding sequence GTGCCCGTCGATCGAGGGACCGATCCGGCCGCGTGGGCGGGCGAGTTGTACGCCGACCCGGACGCGGCGGCGGTCACCCAGGTCACCGGCGGCTTGCCGTCGTCGAGTCTGTCGGCGCCCGGGGTCGTGGCGGACATGCTGGACAGCCTGGTGCTGGAGCCGGGCCATCGGGTGTGGGACATCGGTACTGGGCAGGGCTGGACGGCGGCGCTTGCGGCTTGGCGGGCCGGTGCCGGTCTGGTCGTCTCCACCGAGATCGACGAAGGCCTCGCAGCGTTCGCCCGCGGCAGGCTGGCCGCCGCGGGCATCGACGCGGTGGTGCTCGTCGCCAATGGCACATGCGGTGTGGCGCCCGGCGGCCCGTTCGACCGCGTCCACGTCACCTACGCGGTCGAGACGCTCCCGTTCGAGTGGATCGAGGCCGTCAGGCCGGGCGGGCGGATCGTCTACCCGTGGGGTCGGCTCGGGCACGTCGCCCTCACCGTGGCGGCCGACGGGCGCAGTGCGACCGGTTGGGTGCAGGGCCTTGGGCAGTTCATGGCCGACCGCTCCGGCCCGGTCCCGGCGTCGGCCGACTTCGACGGCTACGCGGGGGTGCGCGGCACCGGCTCCCCCGGCACGGAGCGGATCGTTGAACGCGACTTGGCCCCCCTCGGCGACGACTGGGACCTGAGGTTCGCCGTCCGGGTCGCCGTGCCGGACGCCGTCGTCATCACCGGGCGCGACGAGGACGGCACATCGGCGTGGGTGCACGACGGCTGTTCGTCCTGGGCGGCCCTGTCGGCCCGCGGCGACGGAACCGCCGTGCTGCACCAAGGCGGTCCGCGGTGCGTCGGCGACGAGATCCTGACCGCCTGGTCCGACTGGGAGGCCCGCGGCCGGCCGACGCCGTACGACTACGGGATCACCGTCACGCGCTTCGATCAGTGGGTGTGGCTGGGCAATCCGGACGGCGTGCGTTGGCCTGTCGGAGGACTCTCCCCCGCCCGGCGCTGA
- a CDS encoding helix-turn-helix domain-containing protein — protein sequence MAEREPRPTGPETDATPAAAELFAADLRRLRRDAGQPSFRTMAKTAGSISHTTLHEAASGTRLPSWPTTRAYVQACGGDEEEWHRRWLATTGHADPAPAAAAADHRSPAHTHTHTDTEARTARRTRPLWTHAVALLIGVLLGAVATLGTLSFRTATAAPPQLQECPAGDGPAAQSAPRLAAHPAALAHPAALARPAAAQAEPPAAAPAWISRPASDQEIVTGTGFVLPITTPVTQGDALIVTLMLTSTCPGAVTVNDSRGDHYETVGDETDTRRHRVLVLASYHTKPLTTADTIQVSYTHASKYHIAVDEFRGVTAVRGSARAHGESGGTAFTTATTPLTCDAGDLLVAAVGTNTGTGPEFGTDWTTLPQLKISSYRLTTAYQIATATAPCAATGQTTAQWGAVLAVFH from the coding sequence ATGGCGGAGCGAGAACCGCGACCAACCGGGCCCGAGACGGACGCCACCCCGGCCGCGGCCGAGCTCTTCGCCGCCGACCTTCGCCGGCTGCGGCGCGACGCGGGCCAGCCGTCCTTCCGGACCATGGCGAAGACGGCCGGCTCCATCTCCCACACCACCCTCCACGAGGCCGCCTCCGGCACCCGGCTGCCGTCGTGGCCGACCACCAGGGCCTACGTGCAGGCCTGCGGCGGCGACGAGGAGGAATGGCACCGCCGCTGGCTCGCGACCACCGGCCACGCCGACCCGGCCCCGGCGGCAGCGGCCGCCGACCACCGGTCACCCGCGCACACCCACACCCACACCGACACCGAGGCCCGCACCGCACGACGCACGCGCCCCCTGTGGACCCACGCCGTCGCCCTGCTGATCGGCGTGCTCCTCGGGGCCGTCGCGACGCTGGGCACCCTCTCCTTCCGCACCGCCACCGCGGCCCCGCCGCAGCTCCAGGAGTGCCCGGCCGGCGACGGCCCCGCAGCCCAGTCGGCACCCCGCCTCGCAGCCCACCCCGCCGCCCTGGCCCACCCCGCAGCCCTGGCCCGCCCCGCCGCCGCCCAGGCGGAGCCGCCCGCGGCCGCCCCCGCCTGGATCAGCCGCCCGGCCTCCGACCAGGAGATCGTCACCGGCACCGGGTTCGTCCTGCCGATCACCACCCCGGTCACCCAGGGCGACGCCCTGATCGTGACCCTCATGCTGACCAGCACCTGCCCCGGCGCCGTCACCGTCAACGACTCCCGGGGCGACCACTACGAGACCGTCGGGGACGAGACCGACACCCGCCGCCACCGCGTCCTCGTCCTCGCCTCGTACCACACCAAGCCCCTGACGACCGCGGACACGATCCAGGTCTCCTACACGCACGCCAGCAAGTACCACATCGCCGTCGACGAGTTCCGGGGCGTCACCGCCGTCCGCGGATCCGCCCGCGCCCACGGCGAGTCCGGCGGCACCGCCTTCACCACCGCCACCACCCCCCTCACCTGCGACGCCGGCGACCTCCTGGTCGCCGCCGTGGGCACCAACACCGGCACCGGCCCCGAGTTCGGCACCGACTGGACCACCCTGCCCCAGCTCAAGATCTCCTCCTACCGCCTCACCACCGCCTACCAGATCGCCACCGCCACCGCGCCCTGCGCCGCCACCGGCCAGACCACCGCCCAATGGGGCGCCGTCCTCGCCGTCTTCCACTGA
- a CDS encoding penicillin acylase family protein has translation MTATFTTTGPASAAAANDYCGGRCLDILPPGENGNATLAEIILNRMFGTRPAHTDDQLGPYAALAAGYPGLTEAGLRDFFNDASFGVPADQVASTTSPRADVTIVRDKATGVPHITGTTRYGTEFGAGYAAAQDRLWVMDLFRHVGRGQLSGFAGGAAANRQLEQTSWQAAPYTEAELQQQIDVLAGHGGRAAQALADASAYLDGVNGYVKAAYDGRYFPGEYDLTGHIDPITNAGTIEPFKLTDLVALASVVGALFGSGGGGELASAQVRSAAEARYGKEAGDAVWKSLREADDPEAVQTLHDGQRFPYASVPDDPQGAALPDPGSVVPERMVYDATGSAGSVATGAPGVLPGNLLSARHGMSNALLVSGAHTDDGHPVAVFGPQTGYFAPQLLMLEELQGPGISARGAAFAGLSFYVQLGRGQDYAWSATSAGQDITDTYTVPLCTTDGSPVTTAANAYMWHGSCVPFDRLERKNAWSPTTADSTPAGSYTLVMYRSKYGLVTARGTVGGAPVAFTSLRSTYRHEADSIIGFQELNDPTAVHDAASFQQAAQDINYTFNWFYADSRDIAYYNSGTNPVRAPGVDPGLPVRAEPAYEWADFDPAANTARYTPAAEHPQSVNQDYYISWNNKQATAYTTAGFGNGSVHRGNLLDDRVKALLKDGGKASRVSLTRAMESAALADLRAEDVLPDLIRVLRSAPVTDPAALTALQQLEAWLANGGGRHETSAGSHAYADADAIRVMDAWWPLLAEGVMRPGLGDALFTALTGALQINESPSGQTGGTGPASANESIPHKGSAFQYGWWSYLDKDLRAVLGDPVAGPLARPFCGAGDLAACRSVLLATLKQATTLTTAQVYPGDGDCAAGDQWCADTIVQRPLGGITDAKTTWQNRPTYQQVVQFPSHR, from the coding sequence ATGACCGCGACGTTCACCACCACCGGGCCCGCCTCGGCGGCCGCCGCGAACGACTACTGCGGCGGGCGCTGCCTCGACATCCTGCCGCCCGGCGAGAACGGCAACGCCACCCTCGCCGAGATCATCCTCAACCGGATGTTCGGCACCCGCCCCGCCCACACCGACGACCAACTCGGGCCCTACGCCGCCCTCGCGGCCGGCTACCCGGGCCTCACCGAGGCCGGGCTGCGCGACTTCTTCAACGACGCGTCCTTCGGCGTGCCGGCCGACCAGGTGGCGAGCACAACCAGCCCGCGCGCCGACGTCACCATCGTGCGCGACAAGGCCACCGGTGTCCCGCACATCACCGGCACCACCCGCTACGGCACCGAGTTCGGCGCGGGCTACGCCGCCGCGCAGGACCGGCTGTGGGTGATGGACCTGTTCCGGCACGTCGGGCGCGGGCAGCTGTCCGGCTTCGCCGGCGGCGCCGCCGCCAACCGGCAGCTGGAGCAGACGTCCTGGCAGGCCGCGCCGTACACCGAGGCCGAGCTCCAGCAGCAGATCGACGTCCTCGCGGGGCACGGCGGCCGGGCCGCGCAGGCGCTCGCCGACGCCTCCGCCTACCTCGACGGCGTCAACGGCTACGTCAAGGCGGCCTACGACGGCCGGTACTTCCCCGGCGAGTACGACCTGACCGGACACATCGACCCGATCACCAACGCGGGCACGATCGAGCCATTCAAGCTCACCGACCTGGTCGCCCTCGCCTCCGTGGTCGGCGCGCTGTTCGGCTCCGGCGGCGGCGGTGAACTCGCCTCCGCCCAGGTCAGATCGGCCGCCGAGGCGCGCTACGGCAAGGAGGCCGGCGACGCGGTGTGGAAGTCGCTGCGCGAGGCGGACGACCCGGAGGCCGTCCAGACCCTGCACGACGGGCAGCGCTTCCCATACGCGAGCGTGCCCGACGACCCGCAGGGCGCGGCACTGCCCGACCCGGGGTCGGTGGTGCCCGAGCGGATGGTCTACGACGCCACCGGCTCGGCCGGCTCCGTCGCCACCGGCGCGCCGGGGGTGCTGCCCGGCAACCTGCTCAGCGCCCGGCACGGCATGTCGAACGCGCTGCTGGTCTCCGGCGCGCACACCGACGACGGCCACCCGGTGGCGGTGTTCGGGCCGCAGACCGGGTACTTCGCGCCGCAGCTGCTGATGCTGGAGGAGTTGCAGGGCCCCGGGATCAGCGCGCGCGGCGCGGCGTTCGCGGGCCTGAGCTTCTACGTGCAGCTCGGGCGCGGGCAGGACTACGCGTGGAGCGCCACCTCGGCCGGGCAGGACATCACCGACACCTACACCGTGCCACTGTGCACCACCGACGGCTCGCCCGTGACGACGGCCGCCAACGCGTACATGTGGCACGGCAGTTGCGTGCCGTTCGATCGGCTGGAGCGCAAGAACGCGTGGAGCCCGACCACCGCCGACTCCACACCGGCCGGCTCCTACACGCTGGTGATGTACCGCTCCAAGTACGGGCTGGTGACGGCCCGCGGCACCGTCGGCGGCGCGCCGGTGGCGTTCACCTCGCTGCGCTCCACCTACCGGCACGAGGCCGACTCCATCATCGGCTTCCAGGAGCTCAACGACCCGACGGCGGTGCACGACGCGGCGAGCTTCCAGCAGGCGGCGCAGGACATCAACTACACGTTCAACTGGTTCTACGCCGACTCCCGCGACATCGCGTACTACAACTCCGGCACCAACCCGGTGCGCGCCCCCGGCGTCGACCCCGGGCTTCCGGTACGGGCCGAACCCGCCTACGAGTGGGCCGACTTCGACCCGGCGGCCAACACCGCCCGCTACACCCCGGCCGCCGAGCACCCGCAGTCCGTCAACCAGGACTACTACATCTCCTGGAACAACAAGCAGGCCACCGCATACACCACCGCGGGCTTCGGCAACGGCTCGGTGCACCGCGGCAACCTGCTCGACGACCGGGTCAAGGCCCTGCTCAAGGACGGCGGGAAGGCGAGCCGGGTCTCCCTCACCCGGGCCATGGAGAGCGCCGCGCTCGCCGACCTGCGCGCCGAGGACGTACTACCCGACCTGATCCGGGTCCTGCGCAGCGCCCCGGTCACCGACCCGGCCGCCCTCACGGCCCTCCAGCAGCTGGAGGCGTGGCTCGCCAACGGCGGTGGGCGGCACGAGACGTCGGCCGGCAGTCATGCCTACGCCGACGCGGACGCGATCCGGGTGATGGACGCCTGGTGGCCGCTGCTGGCGGAGGGCGTGATGCGGCCGGGCCTGGGCGATGCGCTGTTCACCGCGCTGACCGGGGCGTTGCAGATCAACGAGTCCCCCTCCGGCCAGACCGGCGGCACCGGCCCGGCCAGCGCCAACGAGTCGATCCCGCACAAGGGTTCGGCCTTCCAGTACGGCTGGTGGAGCTACCTGGACAAGGACCTGCGCGCCGTTCTCGGCGACCCCGTCGCCGGCCCCCTGGCCCGGCCCTTCTGCGGTGCCGGCGACCTCGCCGCCTGCCGAAGCGTCCTGCTCGCCACCCTGAAGCAGGCCACCACCCTCACCACCGCCCAGGTCTACCCGGGCGACGGCGACTGCGCCGCCGGCGACCAGTGGTGCGCCGACACCATCGTCCAGCGTCCCCTCGGCGGCATCACGGACGCCAAGACCACCTGGCAGAACCGGCCGACGTACCAGCAGGTGGTCCAGTTCCCCTCCCATCGCTGA
- a CDS encoding SPFH domain-containing protein produces MADITRRFGLRHLRAVPTAHIRHLRRGRVAHDGAGLAFWFRPLTAAISEVPVDDRELSMLFHARTSDFQDVTVQATLTYRITEPATATTRVDFGIDPDTGAWRAAPLDQLATLLTETAQQHALGLLARTPLATALADGVNAVREQMANGLAGEPRITETGLAVIAVRVVALRPEPEVERALRTPARELVQQHADRATFERRAVAVEHERGIAENELANRIELARREEQLLAQQGANGRLQAEEEAVADRIRTDAEAQRRTRLAAAEAEAARELGEARAAAEAAWLSAHQQADPAVLRALALMRLAEHLPRIDSVTLTPDVLTGLLARLGAPGAGR; encoded by the coding sequence ATGGCCGACATCACCAGGCGGTTCGGGCTGCGTCACCTGCGCGCCGTGCCCACCGCGCACATCCGGCACCTGCGACGCGGCCGGGTCGCCCACGACGGGGCGGGGCTGGCGTTCTGGTTCCGGCCGCTCACCGCGGCGATCTCCGAGGTGCCGGTGGACGACCGGGAACTCTCGATGCTGTTCCACGCCCGCACCTCGGACTTCCAGGACGTCACCGTCCAGGCCACGCTCACGTACCGGATCACCGAGCCCGCGACCGCCACCACCCGCGTCGACTTCGGCATCGACCCGGACACCGGCGCCTGGCGCGCGGCACCGCTGGACCAGCTCGCCACGCTGCTCACCGAGACCGCCCAGCAGCACGCGCTCGGCCTGCTCGCCCGCACCCCGCTCGCCACCGCACTGGCGGACGGCGTGAACGCGGTGCGCGAGCAGATGGCGAACGGGCTGGCCGGCGAGCCACGGATCACGGAAACGGGGCTCGCCGTGATTGCCGTGCGGGTGGTGGCGCTGCGGCCCGAGCCGGAGGTGGAGCGGGCGCTGCGCACCCCGGCCCGCGAGCTGGTGCAGCAGCATGCCGACCGGGCGACGTTCGAGCGCCGCGCGGTCGCCGTCGAGCACGAGCGCGGCATCGCCGAGAACGAGCTCGCCAACCGCATCGAACTCGCCCGCCGCGAGGAGCAGTTGCTCGCCCAGCAGGGCGCCAACGGCCGGCTGCAGGCAGAGGAGGAGGCGGTCGCCGACCGGATCCGCACGGACGCCGAGGCGCAGCGCCGCACCCGGCTGGCCGCCGCCGAGGCCGAGGCCGCGCGAGAGCTGGGTGAGGCGCGGGCGGCTGCGGAGGCAGCATGGCTGAGTGCGCATCAGCAGGCGGATCCGGCGGTGCTGCGGGCGCTGGCGCTGATGCGGCTGGCCGAGCACCTGCCACGGATCGACAGCGTGACGCTCACCCCGGACGTGCTGACGGGGCTGCTGGCCCGCCTCGGCGCTCCGGGGGCGGGACGGTGA